Part of the Actinomyces howellii genome, CCCTTGACGTTGATGAGCGTCTGCGGCAGGCGCTCGACGATGCTCGCCAGCTCGGCCAGGGAGCGCCCGGTGCGCTTGAGGCGGGCCGCGACCCGCAGGGAGGTGAGCACGCCGTCACCGGTCGTGGCGTGCAGGGTGTCGATGACGTGGCCGGACTGCTCGCCGCCGAGGGTGAAGCCTCCGGCGAGCATCTTCTCGAGCACGTAGCGGTCACCCACTCCGGTCTGGACGGTGCGGATGCCGGCCTTGCGCATCGCCAGGATGAGACCGAGGTTGCTCATGACGGTGACGACGAGCGTGTCCGAGCCCAGCGTCCCGTCCTCCTTCATGCCCACCGCGAGCAGGCCCATGATCTGGTCGCCGTCGACGAGGTTACCCTCGGCGTCCACGGCCAGGCACCGGTCGGCGTCCCCGTCGTAGGCCACACCCATGTCCGCGCCGACCGAGCGCACATAGCTCTGGAGCTGGGCGGGGTGGGTCGAGCCGCAGTCGGCGTTGATGTTGAGGCCGTCGGGAGAGGCGTTGATGACGATGACCTCGGCGCCGGCGGCGCGCAGGGCGGCCGGCCCCACCGTGAAGGCCGCGCCGTTGGAGGCGTCCACGACGATGCGCAGGCCGGTCAGGTCCGTGGCCACCGAGTCGACGAGGTGGTTGATGTAGGTCTGGTCAGCAACCGTCTCGCCCTTGATGACGCGTCCGACTCCCGCACCCGTGGGCAGGTCCTCGACCCGTCCGAGAAGCGCCTCGATCTCGTCCTCCACGGCGTCGTCGAGCTTGAGGCCCCCCCTGGCGAAGAACTTGATGCCGTTGTCCTCGAAGGGGTTGTGAGAGGCGGAGATCATGACACCGAGGTCGATGTCCTGCGTCGCGGTCAGGTGGGCGATCGCCGGGGTCGGCAGGACCCCGACGCGGGTGACGTCGACACCCGAGGAGGCCAGGCCCGAGCTGATGGCGTGATCGAGGAACTCCCCGGAGGCACGGGTGTCACGCCCCACGATCGCCCGGGGCCGCCGGGAG contains:
- the glmM gene encoding phosphoglucosamine mutase — translated: MARLFGTDGVRGLANDLLTPALAVQLGQAAARVLTADAPAAGRSRRPRAIVGRDTRASGEFLDHAISSGLASSGVDVTRVGVLPTPAIAHLTATQDIDLGVMISASHNPFEDNGIKFFARGGLKLDDAVEDEIEALLGRVEDLPTGAGVGRVIKGETVADQTYINHLVDSVATDLTGLRIVVDASNGAAFTVGPAALRAAGAEVIVINASPDGLNINADCGSTHPAQLQSYVRSVGADMGVAYDGDADRCLAVDAEGNLVDGDQIMGLLAVGMKEDGTLGSDTLVVTVMSNLGLILAMRKAGIRTVQTGVGDRYVLEKMLAGGFTLGGEQSGHVIDTLHATTGDGVLTSLRVAARLKRTGRSLAELASIVERLPQTLINVKGVDKAAAGTNRAVQEAVTAAEERLGETGRVLLRPSGTEPLVRVMVEAATQEETDAVAGELAEVVRTNLSL